Genomic DNA from Haloarcula marina:
CATCAACTACCGTAGTTGCCACTCTCCGGCACCTGCGGCCATCCACAGCGATTGAATGGAAGACCATATACGCCAGCCATGAATACGTATTCGCCGCCACAAATGACCGGATTACGGCCAGCCGATAGATGGGGTATCGACCGACAGACGGACGCTGTCGGCGGGAGGACCGAGGAATGAGCGACGCGGACTTTTCCGCCGACGAACTCACACTCCCGATAAAGCGCACCGACGGGGAGACCCTCGAAGACCGACTGACGGGCAACGCCTACAACAACATCCTGCCCGCTCGCTATCTCCGGAAGGACTCCAACGGCGACCTCGTCGAAGCGCCGGAGGACCTCTTCGAACGAGTCGCGAAGAACATCGCCCTCGCCGAGGCCGTCTTCGAGGCCAACCAGCACGACATCGACGTGACGGTCACGCCGGACCAACTCAAGCCCGACCACCCGCGACGTGACGAACTCGCCGCCGAAGTGTTCGGGAAGGGGACCACGGCCGAGGACGACGCCGAAACGACCCTCTCGGTGTACAACGTCAACAAGTTCGCCTACGACACCGTCGTCCCCGAACTCCCCGCGGACGTACGGGACCACGTCGAGGAGATGGCCGACGCGTTCCAGTCGCAGATGGAACAGCTCTCCTTCATGCCGAACTCGCCGACGCTGATGAACGCCGGCGACGAACTCCAACAGCTCTCGGCCTGTTTCGTCGACTCGCCCGGCGACGATATCGACGACATCCACCAGACCGCCAAGGAAGCCGCACAGGTGTTCCAGTCCGGCGGCGGAATGGGCTACGCGTTCTGGAAGCTTCGCCCGTACGGCGACCCCGTCGGCTCTACGGGCGGCATCGCCTCCGGCCCTATCACGTTCATGCGGACCTACGACCAGATGTGCGAGACCATCGCGCAGGGTGGCGCACGCCGCGGTGCCCAGATGGGCGTCATGCGCGTCTCCCACCCCGACGTCATCCAGTTCATCCACGCGAAGAACAAGGACGTCTCGCTGGCGGAGACGCTCCGCCTGAACGACCCCGACGACTTCACCCACAACTCCTTCGCCGAAGCGCTGGAAGAGGCCCGCGAACTCATCGACGAGGACGGGAAGGTGCCCAAGCACCTCCGGAACGCCGTCGAGGGCCACCTGTCGAACTTCAACATCTCTGTCGGTATCACCGACGGCTTCATGGATGCCCTCCAGAACGGCGAGGAGTTCACGTTCACCAACCCGCGCACCGAGGAACCCCACGTCGCCACCCCTGAGACGGAGGAACTGTACGAGATGTTCGACCTCGGCGAGTACGTCGAGGCCGGTGAAATCCTCTCCATCCCCGCCGACAAACTCTGGGAGCGCATCGTCGAAGGCGCCCACGAGAACGGCGAACCGGGCGTCATCTATCTCGAACGCGTCAACAAGCAGCACTCCTTCGACGTGGAGAAACACCCCGACCACCAGATTCTCGCGACCAATCCGTGCGGCGAACAGCCGTTGGAGGAGTACGAGGCCTGTAACCTCGGTCACATCAACCTCTCGACGCTCGCCGCGACGGACGCTCCGGACTACCGGGTCTGGGCCGAGGAACACGCCGACGAGTACCCCACGCAGGCGGCCGCTATCGACGCGTTCCTCGACGAGGCACTCGACTGGGACGAGTTCGACCACCGCATCGAACTCGGGACGAACTTCCTCGAGAACGTCGTCACGATGTCCGACTTCCCCGTCGAGAAAATCGAGGAGAAGGTCCGCGAGATGCGCAAAATCGGGCTGGGCATCATGGGACTGGCACAACTCTACATCCAGTTGGGCGTCGAGTACGGCTCCGACGAGGCCAACGAAATCGCCCGACAGGTCATGCGCCACATAAACCACGGCTCGAAGGCCGCCAGCCGCCAACTCGCAGAGGAGCGCGGCACCTTCGATGAGTGGGACAACTCCAAGTACGCCAACCCGACCGAGTACCGGGAGTGGTTCGAGAAGCAGACCGGCGAGGACGCCGACGACTGGGCCGACGGCTACCCCATCCGCAACCACAACACGACGACCATCGCGCCGACCGGCACCACCTCGATGATCGGGAACACCACCGGCGGGTGTGAACCCATCTACAACGTCGCCTACTACAAGAACGTCTCCGACGACGTGCAGGGCGACGAGATGCTCGTCGAGTTCGACGACTACTTCCTCCGCGCCTTAGAGGAGAACGGCATCGACGTCGACGCCGTCAAAGAAGAGGCCCAAGAGCAGATGGCGAACAACGAGTTCGACGGCGTCACCGGTCTCTCGACGGTGCCGGACGCCATCGGCGAACTGTTCGTCACGACCGGCGACCTCTCCGCGCAGGACCACGCGGGCGTGCAGGTCGCCTGTCAAGAGGGCGTCGACTCCGCCATCTCGAAGACGGTGAACGCCCCGAACGACTCCACCGTCGAGGACGCCGCCGAAGTGTTCGAGTACATCTACGACCACGGCGGCAAGGGCGTCACCTACTACCGCGACGGCACGCGCTCGAAGCAGGTGCTGACCACGCGCGCCCAGAACGCCGAGTTCGCGGACATGGACGCCGAGGAGATGGTCGCCCAGATAGAGGAGATGTTCGGCGGCATCGAAGGCTTCCTCGAAGACGACGCCGTGCAGGCGGCGCTCGACGAGTCCGTCGAGGAGATGCTGTCGGTCGCCGACGGCGAGCAGAGCGAGTTCGCCCGCAAGGCCAACCGTCCGGACGTGCTCCACGGCGTCACCCAGCGCATCGACACCGGCTACGGGAAACTGTACGTCAACATCAACGAGGACCCCGAGGCAGAGCGACCGTTCGAACTGTTCGCCAACATCGGCAACTCCGGTGGCTTCACCGCCTCGTTCACCGAGGCGCTGGCGAAGACCATCTCGACGGCGCTCCGGTCGGGCGTCGACCCCGAGGAGATAGCCGACGAACTACAGGGCATCCGCTCGCCGAAAGTCGCGTGGGACAAGGGCGAACAGATTCAGTCCATCCCCGACGCCATCGGCACGGCCCTGCGCCGCTATCTCGACGGCGAAGTCGACAAGGCCTACCCGCAACAGGTCACGCTCGAAGAGACGGCCGAGGACGAAGAGGACGAGGCGGAACGCGGCGCGTCCGCGTCCACCCAGACCGACGGCGGTCCGCAGGCCGCCGAGAGTCCGAACGCCGACGCTGGTCCGGACGCCGGGTCCGCGACGGCCGGTGACCAGCAGGAACTCATCGACGCCGGCGAGAGCCCCGAGTGTCCCGACTGCGGGTCGCTCTCGCTGTACTACTCGGAGGGCTGCAAGACCTGCGAGTCCTGTGGCTGGTCCGAGTGCTGAATCGCTGACGAACCGACTCCCCGCGGCCAGACGGAGCGTGTGACACCGGAGCCCGTTTCGCCCGACTGCGCGCGGTTCGATTTTTCACTCGACGACTTCGTAGACGCCCGAGACGCTCGTCTCGCGGACGGTCACGGACAGTTCCTCACCTTCCTCGGCGGCCGTCTCGGCGACGAGCGTCACCGGTTCGATTGGCTCGCGTCGGAGGAAGGCGACGACGCGTTCGAACCACGAGGGGCGGCCGCCCTTCCGGCAGACGAGGATGTAGCGCGACTCGGCGAGCGAGCGGAGGTCGGGGTCTAACTCGTACTCGTCGGCGTCCGCGGGCGCGACGACGTGGATGACCTCGCCAACTATCGTCTCGGTCATACCGGCGTCTGGTGGGCGAGAAGGATGTGTGTTGTCTCTGACGGCGACAGCACCGCTATGCTGTCACGGGTCGAAGGTGGAGTATGCCGCCCGGAACTATCGTCCTCTACGTCGCCACGAGTTTGGACGGGTACGTCGCGACGCCAGACGGGGGCGTAGCGTGGTTAGACGAGTTCGACACGAGCGAGCGCGCGGGCGGCGGTGACGAGGAGACCGGTGACGACGACGAACGGGGCGGCTACGACGCGTTCTTCGCCGACGTGGACTGTCTCGTCGTGGGGTCGCGGACCTACGAGCAGGTACTGGGCTTCGGCGACTGGCCCTACGCCGACCGGCCGACGTACGTCGCGACCAGTCGGGACCTGCCGCGGGCGACCGACCACGTCGAACTGGTCGACGGCGACGTGGCCGAACTCGCCGGTTGCCTCCGACGCGAGTACGACACTGTGTGGCTCGTCGGCGGCGCGGCACTCGCACAGTCGTTCCTCCGCGAGGGGGTCGTCGACCAGATACGGCTGAACGTCGTCCCGCTACTGCTGGGCGACGGTATCCCGCTGTTCGGCGACGGACCGCGTCGGTCGCTGGACCTCGTCGAGACGACGCGCTATCCCAGTGGTATCGTCGAACTGTGCTACGACGTGGGAACCGAGTAACGCGAACTCAGGCGAACTCCTGTCTGACCCACCCCGACGGCCCGCTGGGATAGGCCTTCGACTCCGTCTCGGGTTGGACCCGACCCTCGTCGTCGACCATCCGGACGACGACGGTGTGGCCGCCGCTCGGAGCGGCGTACGCGTATTCCCACTGCCGCCACGCGTCCGCGGCGACGCCCTCGCCGTCGACGCTCGGGAGCGGTTCGGAGAGGGACGCCTCGGTCCACGTCACACCGCCGTCGGTAGACACCTCGACGCTGGAGACGCCGTCGAGGCCGCCGTAGGCGTGCCCGCCGAGGCGTCGACGGCCGTCGTCGGTGTCCTCGCGGTAGTGGAGTTTGGCGACCGGGTTCACGGGTCCGGTACCCTGCCAGCCGCGTTTCTCCCAATAGCCCTCCGCCTCCCGGTCGAGAATCTCGATTTCGGTGAGCCACTTGACGTTGACCTCGCCCCAGTGGCCGGGCACCAGCGCGCGGACGGGGTAGCCGTGGCCCCGCGGGAGGACCGTCCCGTTCATGCCGTAGACGAGCATCCCGCCCCGAAGCGCGTCGATGGGGAACTCCTCGAAGTAGCCGTCGGCCGCCCGGAGCATCACGCACTCACACCCGCTCTGTATCCCGGCCTCGTCGAGCAACTGGTCGACGGGAACGCCGGTCCACAGCGCCGTGTCCATCTTCTTGCCGTTGAGTTTCTCGCCGACGCACCGAAGCGTCGAGAACTGGTTCTCGGCGGGCATCTCCCGGAGTTCGTCGTAGTCGAGCGTGAGTTCCCGTTCGACCGCGCCGGTCACCGAGAGCGTCCACGAATCGGCGTCGACCTCCGGGTCGATGGAGTTGATGTCCACCTCGAAGAAGCGCTCGCTGACCAGCGGGTCCAGTCCGTCCAGGTCCAGCGACCGTTCGGCGGCCACGTCGAGTTTCGCCTCGATATCTTCGCGGTCGGCGCCCGGGGCCGTGAGTCTCGGCGCGTCTCTGGCGGTCGCGGTGGGCGTCCGACGCGTTCCGACGCTGTAGCCGAGCGCCGTCGCACCGAGGGCGACGCCGATGGTCGAGAGGGCTCGACGGCGTTTCGAGGAGATTGGCGGGGTCGTCTTCCCGAGGGCGTCGAGTCCCTGCGCGAGGACGACGACGGCGGCCGCGGGGAGCGCCGCGCCCGCCGCGAGGACGAGTTCGCCCGTCAGCGCGACGCCGACGACCCACGTGAGGAGCGCCGTGCCGACGCCGGGAAGCAGGCGGTTGTTGGCCTCCTGCCCGACGAGGATGGCCGCCCGCGCCGCGAGTGCGATGAACAGGCCGACGATGGCGACGGCGGTCAGCAGATTCAACTGCTGGCCCACGCTCCCCAGCGTCGTGATGGCGAAGGAGACGACCACGCCGGGCATCTGCCGCGCCAGCGTCCGCTCGACCGGCGATGCGAGAAAGGCCGGGGTGTATCCCGTGACGGCGTACGACCCCGCGAGGCCCGCCAATCCCGCGGCGACGGCGACGAGCAACTGCCCACCTCGTGAATCCAGCAAGTCCTGTCCCATACGAGAGTGAGGCGCTACCCGGCAAAAGGCGTTGTTCCAACGGAGTACCAAATTCCCCCCAAAGAGCGAAAGCGGCCGCCGCCGAACACCGGGTATGAGCGACGATACCGGCGGGCGGCCGTGTCCGATGTGTGACCGCCCGATGTACCACCGCCACTGTAAGTACGTCTGCCCCGAACACGGCGTCGTATACGACTGCGCTGACACGTTCTACTGAGCGGTGTCGCGGATTTATTGTGGTTGAACCGCATCTCTTGGAACAATGAGTAGGGATGGCGAGATTCGCGTCCTCCACGTCGACGACGACACGGAGTTCGCGGAGATCGCCGCACTGCACCTGGAACGTGTCGACGACGACATCTCCCTGGTGACTGAACCGAACGCCTACGACGGCCTGGACCGTCTCCGTTCCGAGTCCATCGACTGCGTCGTGAGCGACCACGACATGCCCGAGATGAACGGACTGGAGTTTCTGAAAGCCGTTCGTGCGGAGTTCCAAGAACTCCCGTTCGTCCTCTTTACCGGGAAGGGAAACGAGGAGATAGCCAGCGACGCCATCTCGGCGGGCGTGACCGAGTATCTCCAGAAGGGCGTCGGGACCGACCAGTACACCGTCCTCGCGAATCGAATCAGGCGAGCGGTGGGCGAGAAGCGGGCGAAAGCCGCCTTAGAGGAATCCGAGCGACAGCTCTCGACGCTCATCTCGAACCTCCCCGGCATGGTCTACCGCGCCCGCAACGAATCCGGATGGCCCATGGAGTTCGTCAGCGAGGGAGCCGCGGACCTCGTCGGCTACGACGCCGCCGCCATCGAATCTGGCGAGGTGTCGTGGGGAAGCCTCGTCGACGACGACGACGCCGACCGCCTCTGGGAACAGGTCCAGACGTGTATCGCGGCCGACGAACCGTTCGAGGTCACCTACGCCGTCGAGACCGCCGACGGCGAGACGCGATGGGTCTGGGAACGCGGACGGGTCGTCGATACGGACGACGGCATCGAACTGCTGGAGGGGTTCATCACCGACATCACCGCGCGCCGGGAACGCGAGCACGAAGTCGACCGGGAACGCCGGTTCACCGAGACCCTCATCGACGCCATCGACGACGCGTTCTACGTCATCGACCCCGACGGCGAACTGATTCGCTGGAACGACACCGTCGCGGCGGTGACCGGGTACGGCCACGAGGAAATCACGTCGATGAACACCCTCGATTTCGTCCCCGAGGAGTGTCACGACCGTATCACCGACGCCATCGCCGATACGTTGGACACCGGTCACACGAAGTTCGAAGTTCCCATCGAGACGAAGGCGGGCGAGCACATCCCCTACGAGTTCCGCGGGTCGCTCATCGAAGACGCCGACGGGGGCGTGCTGGGTATCGCCGGTATCGCGCGGGATGTCACGGAACGGAAGGCCCGTGAACGGAAACTGAGAGAGTACGAGACGCTCGTCGAGAACGTCGGCGACCCGATGTACGTGCTCGACGAGACGGGGCGTATCGAGATGGCGAACCGAGAGATGGCGGCGTATCTCGGCACGGAACGCGGGGAACTCCTCGGGACGCCAGCACGGAAGTACATCGCCGACCCGGACCACGAACGGGGTACGGAACTCGTCGACCGCCTCTTCTCGAACCCCGACGAGTCGTGGGTCACCTACGAAATGACGGTGACGACGGCCGACGGGGAAACCCGCCGGGCCGAGAACAAACTGGCCGTGCTGACCGACGACGACGGGCGACTCACCGGGTCGGTCGGCGTCGTCCGCGACATCACCGACCGGACGGCCCGGGAGCGCAAACTCGAACAGTACGAGACGCTCGTCGAGAACGTCGGCGACGCGATGTACGTCCTCGACGCCGATGGGACGATACGGATGGTCAACGACGCCATGGCGGCCCATCTGGGGTACGACCGCGAGGAAATCGTCGGCTCGGACCCGACGCGGTTCATGTCACCCGAGGACGTGCGGACGGCGAGCGACCGCATCCAACAGTTGGTCGACGACCCGGACCGGACGTGGGACACCTTCGAGATGGAGACCATCGACGTCGACGGGAACCGAGTCGTCAACGAGGACAAGGTCGCGCCCCTGTTCGACGGGGACGGCGAGTTCGTCGGGTCGGTGGGCGTCATCCGCGACATCACCGACCGGCGGGAGCGCGAACGTGACTTAGAGCGGTACGAGACGATAGTCGAAGCCGTCGGCGACCCCGTCTACGCGCTGGACGACGACGGCGTGTTCACCTTCGTCAACGAGGCCATGGAACCGATGACCGGGTACGGCCGGGACGAACTCGTCGGTCAGCGCATCGACATCATCATGACCGACGAGGACGTCGAGCGCGGGGACGACCTCATCCAGGAACTGCTGGACGACCCCGAAACCGACACCGGCACGTTGGAGATGCACCTCGTCACGCGCTGGGGCGAGACGATTCCCTGCGAGAACAACCTCGCGCTCCTCCCGTCGGCCGACGGCGAGTTCACCGGGACGGCGGGCGTCATCCGCGACATCGCCGAGCGAAAGGAGCGCGAACAGCGCCTCTCGGAGTTCGCCTCGGTCGTCAGCCACGACCTCAGAAATCCGCTCAACGTCGTGCAGGGCCGCCTCTCGCTGGCCCAGCAGACCGGCGACACCGGCCACCTCGGCGACGCATCGGCCGCCGCCGAGCGGATGGAGCAACTCATCGACGACCTGCTGACGCTGGCGCGACAGGGCCAGAGCGTCGGGACGACGGAGACAGTCGACATCGCCACCGTCGCGGAGCGAGCGTGGGCCAGCGTCCAGACGGAAGAAGCGGCCCTCGTCTCGGGGGCGACAGACACCATCGAGGCCGACCCAGACCGTCTTCGGGAACTGTTCGAGAACCTGTTTCGGAACGCGACCGACCACGGGGCCGAAGACGTGGTCGTCACGGTCGGATTGTTGGACGAGTTCGCGGGCTTCTACGTCGCCGACGACGGCCCCGGCATCCCCGAAGCAGACCGTGACCGCGTGTTCGAGCGCGGGTACACGACCAGCGAGAACGGGACCGGATTCGGACTCGCCATCGTCGAAGACATCGCGGAGGCGCACGGGTGGACGCCCGCGGTGACGGTGAGCGACGACGGCGGCGCGCGCTTCGAGTTCAGGACGACTCCGGCCGACCGCTGAAGTGTCGGTACGTCGGCCCAGCCAACACCAGCACCGCCATCGCGCCGAACAGCGCCAGCAGGTGCGGGAGCGCGTCTATCGAGAGGCCCGTCAGCGTCAGCGACCGCATCGACGCCCCGGCGAGCACTTCGACGACGACCCACGGAATCTCGCCAACGAAGGTCCCCACGACGAACGCCCGCGTCGACACGTCCGCGAAGCCAGCCCCGTAGGACACCGGGTCCGCCGGGACCGGCGAGAGCCGTGCCGCGAGGACGCCGCGCGTCTCGCCCGTGACTTCGATGATGCGCTGTCCCGAGTCGCTGAGCCGACCGAACACGCCGCCCTGCTCGCCCGCCCGCAGGGCGAACCGATACGGGATGAGGCAGGTGACGAGCGCCCCCATCAGCGCCACCGGGATGCCGTACTCGACGCCGAGGACGAATCCGACGAACGCCGAGAGCGGCATCGTCGGCCACGCGAACAGCGGCCGAATCAGGTACAGAAAAACGATGAGGGCCGCCATGTACACGGGATGGTCGGCGAGGTGCATCGCCTCGTGGATGAGTCGCGCCGGTGAGAGAAACAGAGCCGCGACGGCGAGAACGACGGCGAGCGCGCTCGTACCCACCAGTTGGTGCTTTACGAGGCGGTCCATCTGTCCGTGAGAGCGACCCGGACGGGCAAACCTCTTGTGGTAAGGATTAATCCGGTGGCCGACGACCCACCGGCGTGGACGACGCCGACTCGGACCGCGACCCCGTCGAACTCGGGGTCGAACTGCTCGCGCACCTCGAACACGACTCGCTGTCGGTCGCCGAGGCGATGGACCGAATCGAGACGGTGACCACGAACCCCGGCCTCCAGCGCGAGATTCTCGACACCGCGGCCATGCGTGGCATCATCGACCGCGAAGACGGACTCGTTCGACCGCGCTCTCGCGGGACCTACGTGAGTTTCGAGGCGGACGTGGTCGTCAAGGACGGCGACTTCTCGTGTGAGCGCTGCGGCGCGGGCATCTCGACCGGCCACTTCGTCCAGTTCGACGGCGGCGAGTTGGGGCCGTTCGGGTCGACGTGCATCAGGAAAGTGCTCGGCCGAGAGTAGCGCGTCTGAAAAAGTGCGCCGACGGGAGTTCAGCGACCCTGCCGAAGCTCTTTGATGAGCGTCTGTATCGTCTGTTCCTGCCGGTCCAGCCGCTCGTTCTGCCGCTCGATTACGGCTGTGAGGTCCGCGACCTGCTGTTCGAGCGCCGCGATGTCGGGGTCTGCGTCGGTGTCGGTGTCGGTGTCGGTGCTCGTTTCGACCTCGTCGATGGCCGCCTGCTGGGTCGCCGACTGGGCGCTCCCCGTCGTCGGGGCCGCCGCGTTCGCTTGGCCGCCGCCGTTGTCGGTCGCCGACTGCGTCGGTGTCTCCTCGCGTTGTTCGCTCTCTGTGTCCCCACTGACCAGCGGGTCGATGCCCGCGTCCAGCCCCAATCCGTCGTCCGATTCGTCGGACTCCTCGGATTCCGGCGACAGTTTCGCGTTCAGGTCCGCGAGCGAGGACACGTCGTGGAACGCGAACAGCGCGTCCTGTAGCACCTGTTTCAGCCGCGGGGCGTCCTCCGCCGGGGCCTTGATTCGCTCCGGGCGGTCGTTGACCGAGAGGACGATGGCCGTCGCGACGCTCCCCTCCTCGAAGTCGAGTCCCGTCACGTCCTCGAACGCGTACGCCTCGAAGTCGGCGTCCCACGTGACGCCGCCGAGGTGACGGAGGAGTTGGCTGTCGGTGACGACCAGCGTGAGTTCGCTGAATCGGAACACGCCTGCCACAGACTCCTCGCTCTCGATGACGTTCGAGACGGTCAGTTTCCCCTCCAGTAGCCGTTCGAGGACGGCCTCGCCGCGGCCGCCGGGGACGGTTAAATCGCGCTTCTCGTCGGTGTAGTACAGGGTGAACTTTATCTTGCGACGGCCCTCGGAGATGGTCAGTCGCTCGAAGTCGTGGGGGTAGGCAGTGACTTTCTCGTCGCTGAGCAACCCCTCGCCCCGGTAGACGAGGGTCCGGGTCGGCGTAAAGCAGACGGCGTCTTCGTCGCCGAGATTGACGCCGGCCCGAATCTCCTCGTCCCCAAGTTCGTCTTGGACGAGGTCTGGAATATCCATGTTGGGTGCATACTAACGTGATGACTTAAATCCGTGGGCCCCCCGACAACTCGTTGCCATGAGAGGAATCCACAGCCCCGAGGGAGATGAGAACCTTCAAGACGGCAAGCGGCCAACGACCGTATGCACCCGCGCCCGGGTGGCTTAGCTGGACATAGCGCCGCACTCATAGGGTCTTTTGACTCATGCGGTACCAACCGGCATGACCCGAGGGATGCTCGTCACATCCCGGACCTGGGTTATGCGGAGATCGAGGGTTCGGAGCCCTCCCCGGGCATACTTTATCCGTCGCTCACGTCGGCGAGCGACTGCTCGACCGCGCTGGTGGCTCCCGACGGTCACGAATCGGTGAGCGATAGCCACCGGTGGGTCGCCCTCGAGACGTGCTCAGTCGCCGCTCGTTCCGTCCCCGACATGGCCGAGAAGTGGTGGAATCCGGGTGCCGCTCACAGGGCCGTCGCGACGCTGACGTGCATCCCGACGAACCGCCACCCGTCCTCGCGGTGTTCGAGCGTCCCGCTCCACCGCGTCTCGAACTCGTAGCGCGTCTCGCCCGCTGTCCACGAGAGCGCCACGTCGTCGCTGAACCACGCGACGGACTTGCGCTCGGTGACGCGGAGCGCGTCGCTCTCGACGGTCCAGTCACTGGTCGAGGCCGTCTGGTCCCGCAGGCCCTCCTGAATCGCGTCGGCTCCGACGAGTCGCTCGGAGACCCCGAACTTCACGATTGGGTCGTCCGCCGCCCGGTCGTCGGCGAAGAAGGTATCCAGCGGCGCGCCCTGCCGAAGCGAGTCGTAGTAGTCTTGGACCGTCGCTCTCGCGTCCATAGCCCCGGTAGCCACCGGAGGGACTTACCCCTGTGGGGGCGGGTTTTCACCGGCCGGTCGAATTCCGACGGTTGCGCGCCGCACGCTACCGGGAACACGACGAGAGTACCGTCGAAAACGTACCGAATCCGGGAGCGAGGCCGAACGGTTACTCGCCGAGGCTCTCGAAGGCGCTCCGGAAGTCGTCGAACTCGGTGACGGCGTCGTCGGCCTGCTGACGGAGTCGCTCGACGCGGTGGCTAATCTCCTCGTACTCTTCGCGGGTCGCCAGTTCGGCGTGGCTCTTCTCGGCTTCGAGGGTTGCCTTCTTCGCGGCGACGGCGTAGTACTGCTGGATGTGGTCGTCGTACGTCGTGCGCGTGAGCATCTCCTCGACCATTCCCAGTAG
This window encodes:
- a CDS encoding dihydrofolate reductase family protein — translated: MPPGTIVLYVATSLDGYVATPDGGVAWLDEFDTSERAGGGDEETGDDDERGGYDAFFADVDCLVVGSRTYEQVLGFGDWPYADRPTYVATSRDLPRATDHVELVDGDVAELAGCLRREYDTVWLVGGAALAQSFLREGVVDQIRLNVVPLLLGDGIPLFGDGPRRSLDLVETTRYPSGIVELCYDVGTE
- a CDS encoding DUF7526 family protein, which codes for MTETIVGEVIHVVAPADADEYELDPDLRSLAESRYILVCRKGGRPSWFERVVAFLRREPIEPVTLVAETAAEEGEELSVTVRETSVSGVYEVVE
- a CDS encoding DUF5830 family protein is translated as MDDADSDRDPVELGVELLAHLEHDSLSVAEAMDRIETVTTNPGLQREILDTAAMRGIIDREDGLVRPRSRGTYVSFEADVVVKDGDFSCERCGAGISTGHFVQFDGGELGPFGSTCIRKVLGRE
- a CDS encoding HVO_2523 family zinc finger protein; amino-acid sequence: MSDDTGGRPCPMCDRPMYHRHCKYVCPEHGVVYDCADTFY
- a CDS encoding TVP38/TMEM64 family protein, with amino-acid sequence MDRLVKHQLVGTSALAVVLAVAALFLSPARLIHEAMHLADHPVYMAALIVFLYLIRPLFAWPTMPLSAFVGFVLGVEYGIPVALMGALVTCLIPYRFALRAGEQGGVFGRLSDSGQRIIEVTGETRGVLAARLSPVPADPVSYGAGFADVSTRAFVVGTFVGEIPWVVVEVLAGASMRSLTLTGLSIDALPHLLALFGAMAVLVLAGPTYRHFSGRPESS
- a CDS encoding adenosylcobalamin-dependent ribonucleoside-diphosphate reductase, producing the protein MSDADFSADELTLPIKRTDGETLEDRLTGNAYNNILPARYLRKDSNGDLVEAPEDLFERVAKNIALAEAVFEANQHDIDVTVTPDQLKPDHPRRDELAAEVFGKGTTAEDDAETTLSVYNVNKFAYDTVVPELPADVRDHVEEMADAFQSQMEQLSFMPNSPTLMNAGDELQQLSACFVDSPGDDIDDIHQTAKEAAQVFQSGGGMGYAFWKLRPYGDPVGSTGGIASGPITFMRTYDQMCETIAQGGARRGAQMGVMRVSHPDVIQFIHAKNKDVSLAETLRLNDPDDFTHNSFAEALEEARELIDEDGKVPKHLRNAVEGHLSNFNISVGITDGFMDALQNGEEFTFTNPRTEEPHVATPETEELYEMFDLGEYVEAGEILSIPADKLWERIVEGAHENGEPGVIYLERVNKQHSFDVEKHPDHQILATNPCGEQPLEEYEACNLGHINLSTLAATDAPDYRVWAEEHADEYPTQAAAIDAFLDEALDWDEFDHRIELGTNFLENVVTMSDFPVEKIEEKVREMRKIGLGIMGLAQLYIQLGVEYGSDEANEIARQVMRHINHGSKAASRQLAEERGTFDEWDNSKYANPTEYREWFEKQTGEDADDWADGYPIRNHNTTTIAPTGTTSMIGNTTGGCEPIYNVAYYKNVSDDVQGDEMLVEFDDYFLRALEENGIDVDAVKEEAQEQMANNEFDGVTGLSTVPDAIGELFVTTGDLSAQDHAGVQVACQEGVDSAISKTVNAPNDSTVEDAAEVFEYIYDHGGKGVTYYRDGTRSKQVLTTRAQNAEFADMDAEEMVAQIEEMFGGIEGFLEDDAVQAALDESVEEMLSVADGEQSEFARKANRPDVLHGVTQRIDTGYGKLYVNINEDPEAERPFELFANIGNSGGFTASFTEALAKTISTALRSGVDPEEIADELQGIRSPKVAWDKGEQIQSIPDAIGTALRRYLDGEVDKAYPQQVTLEETAEDEEDEAERGASASTQTDGGPQAAESPNADAGPDAGSATAGDQQELIDAGESPECPDCGSLSLYYSEGCKTCESCGWSEC
- a CDS encoding molybdopterin-dependent oxidoreductase; this encodes MGQDLLDSRGGQLLVAVAAGLAGLAGSYAVTGYTPAFLASPVERTLARQMPGVVVSFAITTLGSVGQQLNLLTAVAIVGLFIALAARAAILVGQEANNRLLPGVGTALLTWVVGVALTGELVLAAGAALPAAAVVVLAQGLDALGKTTPPISSKRRRALSTIGVALGATALGYSVGTRRTPTATARDAPRLTAPGADREDIEAKLDVAAERSLDLDGLDPLVSERFFEVDINSIDPEVDADSWTLSVTGAVERELTLDYDELREMPAENQFSTLRCVGEKLNGKKMDTALWTGVPVDQLLDEAGIQSGCECVMLRAADGYFEEFPIDALRGGMLVYGMNGTVLPRGHGYPVRALVPGHWGEVNVKWLTEIEILDREAEGYWEKRGWQGTGPVNPVAKLHYREDTDDGRRRLGGHAYGGLDGVSSVEVSTDGGVTWTEASLSEPLPSVDGEGVAADAWRQWEYAYAAPSGGHTVVVRMVDDEGRVQPETESKAYPSGPSGWVRQEFA
- a CDS encoding hybrid sensor histidine kinase/response regulator; this encodes MSRDGEIRVLHVDDDTEFAEIAALHLERVDDDISLVTEPNAYDGLDRLRSESIDCVVSDHDMPEMNGLEFLKAVRAEFQELPFVLFTGKGNEEIASDAISAGVTEYLQKGVGTDQYTVLANRIRRAVGEKRAKAALEESERQLSTLISNLPGMVYRARNESGWPMEFVSEGAADLVGYDAAAIESGEVSWGSLVDDDDADRLWEQVQTCIAADEPFEVTYAVETADGETRWVWERGRVVDTDDGIELLEGFITDITARREREHEVDRERRFTETLIDAIDDAFYVIDPDGELIRWNDTVAAVTGYGHEEITSMNTLDFVPEECHDRITDAIADTLDTGHTKFEVPIETKAGEHIPYEFRGSLIEDADGGVLGIAGIARDVTERKARERKLREYETLVENVGDPMYVLDETGRIEMANREMAAYLGTERGELLGTPARKYIADPDHERGTELVDRLFSNPDESWVTYEMTVTTADGETRRAENKLAVLTDDDGRLTGSVGVVRDITDRTARERKLEQYETLVENVGDAMYVLDADGTIRMVNDAMAAHLGYDREEIVGSDPTRFMSPEDVRTASDRIQQLVDDPDRTWDTFEMETIDVDGNRVVNEDKVAPLFDGDGEFVGSVGVIRDITDRRERERDLERYETIVEAVGDPVYALDDDGVFTFVNEAMEPMTGYGRDELVGQRIDIIMTDEDVERGDDLIQELLDDPETDTGTLEMHLVTRWGETIPCENNLALLPSADGEFTGTAGVIRDIAERKEREQRLSEFASVVSHDLRNPLNVVQGRLSLAQQTGDTGHLGDASAAAERMEQLIDDLLTLARQGQSVGTTETVDIATVAERAWASVQTEEAALVSGATDTIEADPDRLRELFENLFRNATDHGAEDVVVTVGLLDEFAGFYVADDGPGIPEADRDRVFERGYTTSENGTGFGLAIVEDIAEAHGWTPAVTVSDDGGARFEFRTTPADR